A stretch of the Dyella telluris genome encodes the following:
- a CDS encoding DUF3574 domain-containing protein — protein MRHLLFPSALLSMALLSGCATTAPATGSTLHGDAAHPAQTQGWVETRLFFGLGLVDDASHGVSEQGWRAFLDAEVTPRFPDGLSVLDVYGQWQGKGQATPERLRSKMLVIDYPDSPANRDKVEAIRAAWKQRTGDQSVLRVTQPAEVSF, from the coding sequence ATGCGTCATTTGCTTTTTCCATCCGCGCTGTTGTCGATGGCCTTGCTGTCGGGCTGCGCGACCACCGCGCCGGCGACCGGATCCACCTTGCATGGTGATGCGGCGCACCCCGCGCAGACGCAGGGGTGGGTGGAAACGCGGCTGTTCTTCGGGCTGGGCCTGGTGGATGACGCCAGCCATGGCGTGAGCGAGCAGGGCTGGCGCGCGTTCCTCGATGCCGAAGTGACGCCGCGCTTTCCCGACGGACTGAGCGTGCTCGACGTCTACGGCCAGTGGCAGGGCAAGGGCCAGGCGACGCCCGAGCGTTTGCGCTCCAAGATGCTGGTGATCGATTACCCTGACAGCCCGGCCAACCGCGACAAGGTGGAGGCCATCCGCGCCGCATGGAAGCAGCGCACGGGCGACCAGTCCGTGCTGCGCGTTACCCAGCCGGCCGAGGTGTCTTTCTGA
- a CDS encoding TonB-dependent receptor plug domain-containing protein: MPTHTTAPRRRLIPVLIAALLAPAAQAQSSADDNQAKTLDQVVVTGVRASHRTALESPVPVDVLTQDDLRAAGAVNGELGQALATLLPSFNFPRQSNSGGSDHVRAAQLRGLSPDQVLVLVNGKRFHTSALVNTDTKIGRGTTPVDFNAIPISAIKRVEVLRDGAGAQYGSDAIAGVVNIILDDAPQGGEVTATGGAYHTHFRPADRDITDGDSGYAAAKWGTRLGGSGFLRFGIEANNHGNTNRAGIDTVPDWLADPTPANLALRGRRNYVAGDPSAESYNGWLNSEVPLSGNATFYWFGTYTQRHSVGDNYFRYPDSSANITSIYPDGYLPKSVGTDRDLQTAAGVRGLAGDWHYDGSVNWGSNAFDYNLRDSLNASLGPDSPTSFHIGTYRFDQGSVNGDFSHDFSVASRNVTLALGAEYRHENFRTTPGDPASYIAGPYVDAPVGAQAGGGLQPQDAAKLSRDVGGLYAELSSDVTEHIFVDAATRYEHYSDFGGNWSGKLSGRWEFAPGFALRAAWSNNFRAPSLSQIGYEATTTGYGADGKLVTGRILSVNNPIARGLGAEPLQPEKSRNASLGLTGQVGEHFDFTLDAYQINIDHRVTLSETIDSPGLEDYILQHFGVPGVQSVAFFTNAVDTRTRGAELVGNYRTPLAGGGLLLTLAYSHNHTDILHVIPTPEALAATGAGNVLFGVEEQNTLTDAAPSQRGSFTANWSNARWNLLGRVTRQGSVVRVFDFGGGDVPTQTYAARWQLDAEVEFRVTPQLSFAVGGYNLTNQYPTQSNSEINYAGNFPYDVISPIGLNGAYWYGRVRYTF; the protein is encoded by the coding sequence ATGCCGACCCACACCACGGCTCCGCGCCGTCGACTTATTCCCGTGCTGATCGCCGCCCTGCTCGCGCCGGCGGCGCAGGCCCAATCCAGCGCCGACGACAACCAGGCCAAGACGCTGGACCAGGTCGTGGTCACCGGCGTGCGCGCCAGCCATCGCACCGCGCTGGAATCGCCGGTGCCGGTGGATGTGCTGACACAGGACGACCTGCGCGCCGCCGGCGCGGTGAACGGCGAGCTGGGCCAGGCGCTGGCCACCTTGCTGCCCTCGTTCAATTTCCCGCGCCAGTCCAACTCCGGTGGCTCGGACCATGTGCGAGCCGCGCAGCTGCGCGGGTTGTCGCCGGACCAGGTGCTGGTGCTGGTGAACGGCAAGCGCTTCCATACCTCGGCGCTGGTGAACACGGATACCAAGATCGGACGGGGCACCACGCCGGTGGATTTCAACGCCATCCCGATCAGTGCGATCAAGCGCGTCGAGGTACTGCGCGATGGCGCCGGCGCACAATACGGCTCGGATGCCATCGCAGGCGTGGTCAACATCATCCTGGACGATGCACCGCAGGGTGGCGAGGTCACCGCCACGGGTGGCGCGTACCACACGCATTTCCGCCCGGCCGACCGCGACATCACCGACGGTGACAGCGGCTACGCGGCAGCCAAGTGGGGCACGCGCCTGGGGGGATCGGGCTTCCTCCGCTTCGGCATCGAAGCCAACAACCACGGCAACACCAATCGCGCCGGCATCGACACCGTGCCGGACTGGCTGGCCGACCCCACGCCCGCCAACCTCGCCCTGCGGGGGCGGCGCAACTACGTGGCCGGCGATCCTTCGGCGGAAAGCTACAACGGCTGGCTCAACAGCGAAGTGCCGCTGTCCGGCAACGCCACCTTCTACTGGTTCGGCACGTACACCCAGCGCCACAGCGTGGGCGACAACTATTTCCGCTACCCGGACAGCAGCGCCAACATCACCTCTATCTATCCCGATGGCTACCTGCCCAAGTCCGTCGGCACCGATCGCGACCTGCAGACGGCCGCCGGCGTGCGCGGCCTGGCCGGTGACTGGCACTACGACGGCAGCGTCAACTGGGGCAGCAATGCCTTCGACTACAACCTGCGCGATTCGCTCAATGCCTCGCTGGGCCCGGACAGCCCCACCTCGTTTCACATCGGCACGTATCGTTTCGACCAGGGCAGCGTCAACGGCGACTTCAGCCACGACTTCAGCGTGGCCTCGCGCAACGTGACGCTGGCACTGGGCGCGGAATACCGGCACGAAAACTTCCGCACCACCCCGGGCGATCCGGCTTCGTACATCGCCGGGCCGTATGTCGATGCCCCGGTAGGCGCGCAGGCGGGTGGCGGCCTGCAACCGCAGGATGCGGCCAAGCTTTCGCGCGACGTGGGTGGGCTATACGCCGAGCTGTCCAGCGATGTGACCGAGCACATTTTTGTCGATGCGGCCACGCGCTATGAGCATTACAGCGACTTCGGCGGCAACTGGAGCGGCAAGCTCAGCGGCCGCTGGGAATTCGCGCCGGGCTTCGCGCTGCGCGCGGCGTGGTCCAACAACTTCCGTGCACCCTCACTGAGCCAGATCGGCTACGAAGCCACCACTACCGGCTATGGCGCGGACGGCAAGCTGGTCACCGGCCGCATCCTGTCGGTGAACAACCCGATTGCACGCGGCCTGGGCGCCGAACCGCTGCAGCCGGAGAAATCACGCAACGCCAGCCTGGGCCTGACCGGCCAGGTGGGCGAGCACTTCGATTTCACCCTGGATGCCTACCAGATCAACATCGACCATCGCGTCACGCTGTCGGAGACCATCGACAGCCCGGGGCTGGAGGATTACATCCTGCAGCACTTCGGCGTGCCCGGCGTGCAGAGCGTGGCGTTCTTCACCAATGCGGTGGATACGCGCACGCGCGGCGCGGAACTGGTGGGCAACTACCGCACGCCACTGGCCGGTGGCGGGTTGCTGCTGACGCTGGCCTATAGCCACAACCACACCGACATCCTGCACGTGATCCCCACGCCGGAGGCGCTGGCCGCCACCGGTGCGGGCAACGTGCTGTTCGGCGTGGAAGAGCAGAACACCCTGACCGATGCCGCCCCCAGCCAGCGCGGCTCGTTCACCGCCAACTGGAGCAATGCGCGCTGGAACCTGCTGGGTCGCGTCACGCGCCAGGGTTCGGTGGTGCGCGTGTTCGACTTCGGTGGCGGCGACGTGCCCACGCAAACCTATGCCGCGCGCTGGCAGCTCGATGCCGAGGTGGAGTTCCGGGTCACCCCACAGCTCAGCTTCGCCGTGGGCGGCTACAACCTCACCAACCAGTACCCCACCCAATCCAACAGCGAGATCAACTACGCCGGCAACTTCCCGTATGACGTGATCTCGCCCATCGGCCTGAACGGCGCCTACTGGTACGGCCGGGTCCGCTACACCTTCTGA
- the recC gene encoding exodeoxyribonuclease V subunit gamma: protein MSHTLDLPLDSPIQPGLMVIHGNRMEDLRDLLTAWLARAPLRPLEDELMLVQSNGIAQWLKWALARPVGEGGGLGVSAAIDVQLPGRFLWAAYRSVLGRDAVATTSPFDKSRLSWRLLRLLPAHLHEADFAPLRDFLRDDPDERKRYQLAERVADLFDQYQVYRADWLTDWEHGRFELRDELRGPPKPLPVDQRWQARLWQLLLEDVGDERHNHRAAVHQAFLDRIGTLTERPAAMPRRIVVFGISSLPQQTLEALTALARFSQVLLLVANPCRHYWADIIEDRELLKASQRRHGNKPGLPAEPRYEDLHLHANPLLAAWGRQGRDYIRLLDAFDKPEGYRNQFAAWNRSIDLFADTDGGTLLRQIQQAILDLEPLPADAVQRKAWRDNDHSLRFHVAHSPQREVEILHDQLLALFEDAARRGEPLSPRDVIVMVPDIQTYAPHVQAVFGRLPPDDPRHLPFSVADQPSRGAVPLMVALEHLLSLPESRFAVSDLLDLLDVPALRARFGIDDNGLPTLRRWIEGAGIRWGLGREQKQSLELPGIEQNTWRFGLRRMLLGYAVGDGDTWHGIAPYGEVGGLDAALVGPLILLMDGLEQWWSRMREPATPEQWQQRLQQLLIDFFDADDPSDSDRLTRLNDALDAWQEACAAADFTLPLPLNIVREHWLSSMDESRLSQRFMGGAVSFCTLMPMRAIPFRVVCLLGMNDGDYPRRQAPADFDLMAQPGHARPGDRSRREDDRYLFLEALASARDALYVSWVGRNVRDNSVLPPSVLVGQLRDYVAAGWHREGEDATALRACEHLLDAMTTVHPLQPFSRRYFRADADARLFTYAREWRQAHDEHDHHAMNAPLSAWEPESAVSMGLLQGFVARPVRHFFNHRLKVHFGDMDEETKDDEPFSLNALERHIATTGVLRAAVAATDARAAVDMATRQLLDQGALPPGGFGELARDALSRESGELAARWLAACERWPLQDEKIEVLHEAHGVRLEDWLTDLRRGDETPYVRLELATGKLLQKNDVRYDKAITAWVVHVVAHALGLRMQTRIIGADATLLLRPLDIDDATMCLNALLACLREGMRMPLPIARQTAFAYLRDKNDPEKARRQAALVYEGSGFGLAGEVQTDAYLARAWPTFEALEAGNIYHWLALYEPMMPAITKEGGA, encoded by the coding sequence ATGAGCCACACCCTCGACCTGCCGCTGGACAGCCCGATCCAGCCCGGCCTGATGGTCATCCACGGCAATCGCATGGAAGACCTGCGCGACCTGCTGACCGCCTGGCTGGCGCGCGCACCACTGCGTCCGCTGGAAGACGAGCTGATGCTGGTGCAGAGCAACGGCATCGCCCAATGGCTGAAGTGGGCGCTGGCGCGGCCGGTGGGCGAAGGTGGCGGGCTGGGCGTCAGCGCGGCCATCGACGTGCAGCTGCCCGGCCGCTTCCTGTGGGCGGCGTATCGCAGCGTACTCGGGCGCGATGCGGTGGCTACCACCTCGCCGTTCGACAAATCGCGGCTGAGCTGGCGACTGCTGCGCCTGCTGCCCGCGCACCTGCACGAAGCCGATTTCGCCCCGCTGCGTGACTTCCTGCGTGACGATCCTGACGAACGCAAGCGCTACCAGCTCGCCGAACGCGTGGCCGACCTGTTCGACCAGTACCAGGTCTATCGCGCGGACTGGCTGACCGACTGGGAACACGGCCGCTTCGAGTTGCGCGACGAGTTGCGCGGCCCGCCCAAGCCCCTGCCGGTGGACCAACGCTGGCAGGCGCGCCTGTGGCAACTGCTGCTGGAGGACGTGGGCGACGAACGCCACAACCACCGCGCCGCCGTGCACCAGGCCTTCCTCGACCGCATCGGCACGCTCACCGAACGTCCTGCCGCGATGCCACGCCGCATCGTGGTGTTCGGCATCTCGTCGCTGCCGCAGCAGACGCTGGAAGCACTGACCGCACTGGCGCGCTTCAGCCAGGTGCTGCTGCTGGTGGCCAACCCGTGCCGGCATTACTGGGCCGACATCATCGAAGACCGCGAGCTGCTCAAGGCCAGCCAGCGTCGTCACGGCAACAAGCCCGGCCTGCCGGCCGAGCCGCGTTACGAAGACCTGCACCTGCACGCCAACCCGCTGCTGGCCGCATGGGGCCGACAGGGGCGTGACTACATCCGCCTGCTCGATGCCTTCGACAAGCCGGAGGGTTACCGCAACCAGTTCGCCGCGTGGAACCGCAGCATCGACCTGTTCGCCGATACCGACGGCGGCACGCTGCTGCGGCAGATACAGCAGGCCATCCTGGATCTGGAACCGCTGCCGGCCGATGCCGTGCAGCGCAAGGCCTGGCGCGACAACGACCACTCGCTGCGCTTCCACGTGGCGCACAGCCCGCAGCGCGAAGTGGAGATACTGCACGACCAGCTGCTTGCCCTGTTTGAAGACGCCGCGCGCCGTGGCGAGCCGCTGTCGCCGCGCGACGTGATCGTGATGGTGCCGGATATCCAGACCTATGCGCCGCACGTGCAGGCCGTGTTCGGCCGACTGCCGCCGGACGACCCGCGCCACCTGCCCTTCTCCGTGGCCGACCAGCCCTCGCGCGGCGCCGTGCCGCTGATGGTGGCGCTGGAACATCTTTTGTCGCTGCCCGAATCACGCTTCGCGGTGAGCGACCTGCTCGACCTGCTCGACGTACCTGCCCTGCGCGCACGCTTCGGTATCGACGACAACGGCCTGCCCACGCTGCGCCGCTGGATCGAAGGCGCGGGCATCCGCTGGGGCCTGGGCCGCGAACAGAAACAAAGCCTTGAACTGCCGGGTATCGAACAGAACACCTGGCGCTTCGGCCTGCGCCGCATGCTGCTCGGCTATGCGGTAGGCGACGGCGACACCTGGCATGGCATTGCGCCGTACGGTGAAGTGGGTGGCCTGGATGCCGCCCTGGTCGGTCCGCTGATCCTGTTGATGGACGGGCTCGAACAATGGTGGTCGCGCATGCGCGAACCCGCCACGCCGGAGCAATGGCAGCAACGCCTGCAGCAGTTGCTGATCGACTTCTTCGATGCGGACGACCCGTCCGACAGCGATCGGCTCACGCGCCTCAACGATGCGCTGGACGCCTGGCAGGAAGCCTGCGCCGCCGCTGACTTCACCTTGCCGTTGCCGCTGAACATCGTGCGCGAGCACTGGCTTTCCTCGATGGATGAAAGCCGCCTGTCGCAGCGCTTCATGGGCGGCGCGGTGAGCTTCTGCACGCTGATGCCGATGCGCGCCATTCCATTCCGCGTGGTCTGCCTGCTCGGCATGAACGACGGCGACTATCCGCGCCGCCAGGCACCCGCCGACTTCGACCTGATGGCCCAGCCCGGCCATGCACGACCGGGCGACCGCTCGCGCCGCGAGGATGACCGCTACCTGTTCCTGGAGGCGCTGGCCTCCGCGCGCGATGCACTCTACGTGAGCTGGGTGGGACGCAACGTGCGCGACAACAGCGTGCTTCCTCCCTCCGTGCTGGTGGGCCAGTTGCGCGATTACGTAGCGGCAGGCTGGCATCGCGAGGGCGAGGACGCCACGGCACTGCGCGCCTGCGAACACCTGCTGGATGCCATGACCACCGTGCATCCGCTGCAGCCCTTCAGTCGTCGCTACTTCCGTGCCGACGCCGATGCACGCCTGTTCACCTATGCGCGCGAATGGCGCCAGGCGCATGACGAGCACGACCATCACGCCATGAACGCGCCGCTTTCGGCATGGGAGCCGGAATCGGCGGTGAGCATGGGCCTGCTGCAGGGCTTCGTCGCGCGCCCCGTACGGCACTTCTTCAACCATCGCCTGAAGGTGCACTTCGGCGACATGGACGAAGAAACCAAGGATGACGAACCCTTTAGCCTGAATGCACTGGAACGGCACATCGCCACCACCGGCGTGCTGCGTGCGGCCGTCGCCGCAACGGATGCACGCGCGGCGGTGGACATGGCGACGCGGCAACTGCTCGATCAGGGCGCCTTGCCGCCCGGCGGCTTCGGCGAACTGGCCCGCGATGCGCTCTCGCGCGAAAGCGGCGAACTTGCCGCTCGCTGGCTCGCCGCCTGCGAGCGCTGGCCGCTGCAGGACGAGAAGATCGAAGTACTGCACGAAGCACACGGCGTGCGGCTGGAAGACTGGCTGACCGACCTGCGCCGTGGCGATGAAACGCCGTACGTGCGCCTTGAGCTGGCCACCGGCAAGCTGCTTCAGAAGAACGACGTCCGCTACGACAAAGCCATCACCGCATGGGTGGTCCATGTGGTCGCGCATGCACTGGGCCTGCGCATGCAGACGCGCATCATCGGCGCGGACGCCACCCTGCTGCTGCGCCCGCTGGACATCGACGACGCCACCATGTGCCTGAACGCCCTGCTCGCCTGCCTGCGCGAAGGCATGCGCATGCCGCTGCCCATCGCACGCCAGACGGCATTCGCCTATCTCAGGGACAAGAACGATCCCGAGAAGGCACGCAGGCAGGCGGCATTGGTGTATGAAGGCAGCGGCTTCGGGCTGGCCGGCGAGGTGCAGACCGATGCTTACCTCGCGCGCGCGTGGCCGACCTTCGAGGCGCTGGAGGCCGGCAACATCTATCACTGGCTGGCGCTCTACGAGCCGATGATGCCGGCGATCACGAAGGAAGGCGGCGCATGA